The following coding sequences are from one Lolium rigidum isolate FL_2022 chromosome 6, APGP_CSIRO_Lrig_0.1, whole genome shotgun sequence window:
- the LOC124662081 gene encoding uncharacterized protein LOC124662081 gives MLPSVAFFERCWSWRWRRRCSALTRFVETLAHKLCFREGTQSRKLKVVVRRPSRDAAASYAHAELCRIEHQEDDVLAGSADLRIEPSAWVEAHAGEARLISARKHGVLWLPSSGWEDMVDGE, from the exons ATGTTACCATCTGTAGCATTCTTTGA ACGGTGCTGGagctggcggtggcgacggcgctgCTCAGCGCTGACCAGGTTCGTGGAAACGCTGGCCCACAAACTCTGTTTCCGCGAGGGTACTCAGTCGCGGAAGTTGAAGGTGGTGGTCAGGCGCCCAAGTCGCGACGCGGCGGCGTCGTACGCACATGCCGAGCTCTGCCGTATCGAACATCAAGAGGACGATGTGCTCGCCGGCAGCGCGGATCTCCGCATAGAACCTTCCGCTTGGGTGGAAGCGCACGCCGGTGAAGCCCGTCTGATTAGCGCGCGGAAGCATGGGGTTCTCTGGTTGCCTTCGTCTGGCTGGGAGGACATGGTCGATGGTGAATGA